The Lolium perenne isolate Kyuss_39 chromosome 6, Kyuss_2.0, whole genome shotgun sequence genome segment ATAACCTATGTGAAGACGCAACAATGGGGAATCCGCAGAATTCGAGACAGTTTTGTTCGAACGACTATGGATATTTCTCAATCGGCCGAGCAACAGTTTTGCAAAGCATGCATATGCACGCATTATTAATAAATAAAGCGGTAATTCCTAAAGTTCGACACTGGTTTCTGTAGTGAAATTACTTCCGATTCACCCCGTCGCCGTTGGACAGCATATAGTGATGGATCAACGGGTCATCCCTGGGTGCATAAGGGGTGGCATGGTCGCCGGGGAGCGCCCCTGCCTCTCCATGTTGGCGTGCCATCCTGCAAAGATCGATCAACCAACGCCAACCCTAGTTAGCACAAAGATATACTACTAGGATACAGCCATGGAGATGCAAGGGGCGGTGGTAGGTGTCAGATCTTACCGAGGTTCATGTCGAAtcccctcttcttgagctcgcggTACTCCTGGCAGAGCGCGCATGGCTCGCAGCACCAGTGGATGCAGCAGTCGGCGCAGGGCGCCTCCTGCAGGCCGTACTGCGCGCGCATCTTGGCGCGGTAGAAGCAGGAGTAGACGCACTGGCAGCCGGTGAGCAGCATGATGAGCGCGTAGAGCGCGCCGCTGGCGCCGCACGACGTCGAGCCGCGGTCGATGATCTCCGCCACCTGCCCGAACGTGATGCAGGGGCACAGGCACGTCACGCAGCAGTTGCTGCAGTCGTCGAAGCAGTCGCAAAGCCCCGTCGACCACGCCGCCAGCGGCGGCGCCTGCATGGCGAACGCGGCCGCCGTCGGCGCCGCCTGCTGGTGGTAGTACGCGTTGGGCGCGTTGGGCCcgacgccgccggagcggcccgCGCCGCTCATCGGGATGCCCGTCGCCGGGGCGGACTCCTGCCTCGGGTACAGGGCGGCCGCGTCGTCCGGCTTCGGGTACATGGCTCCGGTGGTTCGGCAGGCGACGCGCGTGGAACCGGTGTCTTTGTACGCCGGAACGGGACAAGAAATAGAGGGGAACTGCCCTGCGCACCGCTGTATTTATCGGCGGTGGCCATATCTAGACGACGCAACACGCCACGCGATGATAACTGTCCAGTCTGCCAAGTGCCAACCCGAAGCGTGGATCCCACGTCACTTCCTGGTTCACGTAGACCGGTTGGCATGATAGCACGAGACCACGAGTGCCGTCTGATTTTCCAACAAACTCGACTTTTCCGTGTACATGGAAGTGGCTCAATATTAGGtacctttcctttttttttttggcaaaaaCATAAACTAAAATACTGATGCATCTAAAAAGTTTAGTTTATTTTTAAAATATAAAAAGGTGGAGGGTACCCAGTCTTGGCCCACTTAAGGCATCGGCACGACATAAACTCACTAAATATATCCATTTCAGTTGGCACAGATAAGAAATAGGTAAAACTCTCTAACCATGCGGCCCGACTCAGAGTGACCGGCCACAACCGTGGCAGGGTCGGGAGTGGCGCCGGGAGATCAATCGACGGCGCGGCCTAATGCCTCTTGACTTGCTCGCTGACTCGCATTTGGTGTGAACTTGCCGTTGTGGGTCACGTTTGGCCACATCGAGTTTGATCTAAGGTGACACTCTGGGTTCCTCGACGACGACGAGATTTTCTACAGCCCTCCTCTTGCACTAGACGTGAAGATGGAGTAGCGCACGAGCCGCTAACGCTCGAAGAGGATGTCTTCGTCAGCGATGACGTCCTACACAAGCAAACTCGGGACAACACCAACCATTACGTTTGCTACCTCGCCTATTTGGTGCAGAAGGCCAAGGAGGAGGGCACGCATGACCAGTTCCCTGCCATGCTGGTAACTGGATCCTCTGACGGTGAGGAGGGAAGTCAGGTATGCTACACCCCTCTAACTTTCCTTCTTCACATTCACATGATTAGGATTATTTTGATCTAAACTAACTTGCAAAAAATATATGTGTGATATCCATGTACTATAATTGCTTACAATCAAAATTATAAGCGACTTTTTTTAGTTTAGAAGATTTGTATGCACAGTAACCATGTACAGTAATTTGCTACAGTATAGTGAAACAGTGTTTTGGCTACAATCCTCTGACTTTGCTTCTTCGTTTTACACTAACTGACAGCTGTAGCTTAGCTGACTTGCCTTCCCAACGTTAGAGGATCCAGTTCCGCCATGCTGAAGGACTGGACGAAGAGGAGGCACCGAGGCTCGCCATCCTCGTCTACCAGCCGCACTACGCCGCTGCCCACATGTCGgggatctccgaggaagaggccttGAGGATTGCCGCTGCCCACATGTTGGAGGCATGTTTTTAATATATTTtgtattttttttctctttttaccTATGTAAATTAAGTTCTATAAATAAAATTTATGGAAGAAAAAATGTGTCGAGCTGCTGGATCTGTTGTCGATCCAAATGAACAAGAAAGGCGGTGCGTCCGATTTTATATTCCCAATCCAACTCGAACATATTTGGTATCTAGAATACACCGGGGATCTAGAGATACCCATACATCTTACGGTTTTGCTAAATCTCAGGTGactgagtgacataggcatccccaattcgTAAGTCTCAGTCACCCAGAAAAATGTACATGAGTTACACATTTCTGgttgaaaagtgcaattgcacattTCTACCAGAAAAGTGCAATTCGTTCCAGTTGCATATTtttttgaactgcagttgcacttttctgaggtgactgagacttaagaaaatctcagttacCTGAGACGTAGGCAAACCCTACATCTTAACTGTTCCACACGAGGTATCAAGACTAACACTAAAGACTGATAAAGGGTTGAAATCGGGGCGGGGGTGGGGGCGAGAGTCCACTTCATGCCGTGAATGCGTGATGGATGATGGACTGACCGATGGCACGATCTCAGTCAGCGTGGGACGCAGGGCGGCCGGGGTCAAGTCGTCGGCCGGCCGCCCGGTACGAcgggcaaggtttagtttgaatcAGTCGCGATCGGGTCAAGCACTGATCACTTCAGCATTCAAATTGTTGATATCTAATGGCATTGCGAGGTGGTGTAATTGGACAAAGATCTCCGTCATGTAGCTCGATCCTTCCGCCTCCTCCCCTCCGCCAGCCTTTCACCCTCATGCCGGCTCGATCATCGTCTTCATCTCTTGCTCCAATCACAACCTGGTTGACCAAGCATCTATCTGA includes the following:
- the LOC127326431 gene encoding cell number regulator 2; protein product: MYPKPDDAAALYPRQESAPATGIPMSGAGRSGGVGPNAPNAYYHQQAAPTAAAFAMQAPPLAAWSTGLCDCFDDCSNCCVTCLCPCITFGQVAEIIDRGSTSCGASGALYALIMLLTGCQCVYSCFYRAKMRAQYGLQEAPCADCCIHWCCEPCALCQEYRELKKRGFDMNLGWHANMERQGRSPATMPPLMHPGMTR